A stretch of the Salmo salar chromosome ssa20, Ssal_v3.1, whole genome shotgun sequence genome encodes the following:
- the LOC106580048 gene encoding mothers against decapentaplegic homolog 2 isoform X1 — translation MSSILPFTPPVVKRLLGWKKSASGPGGAGGGEQNGQEEKWCEKAVKSLVKKLKKTGQLDELEKAITTQNCNTKCVTIPSNCSEIWGLSTPNTIEQWDTSGLYSYTDQTRSLDGRLQVSHRKGLPHVIYCRLWRWPDLHSHHELRAIEACEYAFHLKKDEVCINPYHYQRVETPVLPPVLVPRHSEILTELPPLDDYTHSIPENTSFPAGIEPPNNYIPETPPPGYISEDGEASDQPMNQSMDTGSPAELSPGTLSPVNHSMDLQPVTYSEPAFWCSIAYYELNQRVGETFHASQPSLTVDGFTDPSNSERFCLGLLSNVNRNATVEMTRRHIGRGVRLYYIGGEVFAECLSDSAIFVQSPNCNQRYGWHPATVCKIPPGCNLKIFNNQEFAALLAQSVNQGFEAVYQLTRMCTIRMSFVKGWGAEYRRQTVTSTPCWIELHLNGPLQWLDKVLTQMGSPSVRCSSMS, via the exons ATGTCCTCCATCTTGCCTTTCACCCCTCCGGTCGTGAAGAGGCTCCTGGGGTGGAAGAAGTCAGCCAGCGGCCCCGGGGGAGCAGGGGGTGGAGAACAGAATGGCCAGGAGGAGAAGTGGTGTGAGAAGGCTGTCAAGAGCCTGGTTAAGAAGCTGAAGAAGACTGGACAGCTGGATGAGCTGGAGaaggccatcaccacccagaACTGCAACACCAAGTGTGTCACCATCCCCAG CAATTGCTCTGAAATATGGGGACTGAGTACACCAAATACGATAGAACAGTGGGATACCTCAGGCCTATACAGCTACACTGACCAAACCAG ATCCCTGGATGGGCGCCTGCAGGTCTCCCACAGAAAGGGTCTTCCTCATGTCATCTACTGCCGCTTGTGGCGATGGCCCGACCTGCACAGCCACCATGAACTGCGTGCCATCGAGGCCTGCGAGTACGCCTTCCACCTCAAGAAGGATGAGGTCTGCATCAACCCCTACCACTACCAGAGGGTGGAGACCCCAG TTCTGCCTCCTGTACTTGTGCCAAGACACTCGGAAATTCTGACAGAACTGCCCCCATTGGATGACTACACTCATTCCATACCTGAGAACACAAGCTTTCCTGCGGGGATCGAGCCTCCAAATAACTACATACCAG AAACACCACCACCTGGATACATAAGTGAGGATGGAGAAGCCAGCGATCAACCGATGAATCAAAGTATGGACACAG GTTCTCCTGCTGAATTGTCCCCCGGCACCCTCTCACCTGTCAATCATAGCATGG ACCTGCAGCCGGTGACCTACTCTGAGCCTGCGTTCTGGTGCTCTATAGCCTACTATGAGCTGAACCAGCGTGTTGGAGAGACATTCCACGCTTCACAGCCCTCTCTGACCGTGGATGGTTTCACAGACCCCTCCAACTCAGAGCGTTTCTGTCTGGGCCTGCTCTCCAACGTCAACAGGAATGCCACTGTAGAGATGACCAGGAGGCACATAG GAAGAGGAGTCCGGCTGTACTATATTGGCGGTGAGGTGTTTGCTGAGTGTCTCAGTGATAGCGCCATCTTTGTTCAGAGTCCAAACTGCAACCAGCGGTATGGGTGGCACCCAGCAACCGTTTGCAAAATTCCTCCAG GTTGTAACCTGAAGATCTTCAACAACCAGGAGTTTGCAGCACTGCTGGCCCAGTCCGTAAACCAGGGCTTTGAGGCTGTGTACCAGCTCACCCGGATGTGCACCATCCGCATGAGCTTTGTCAAAGGCTGGGGGGCTGAATACAG ACGGCAGACTGTCACAAGCACTCCCTGCTGGATTGAGCTGCATTTGAATGGACCCCTGCAATGGCTGGACAAAGTGTTGACTCAGATGGGTTCCCCTTCTGTACGTTGCTCCAGTATGTCATAA
- the LOC106580048 gene encoding mothers against decapentaplegic homolog 2 isoform X2, which yields MSSILPFTPPVVKRLLGWKKSASGPGGAGGGEQNGQEEKWCEKAVKSLVKKLKKTGQLDELEKAITTQNCNTKCVTIPSNCSEIWGLSTPNTIEQWDTSGLYSYTDQTRSLDGRLQVSHRKGLPHVIYCRLWRWPDLHSHHELRAIEACEYAFHLKKDEVCINPYHYQRVETPVLPPVLVPRHSEILTELPPLDDYTHSIPENTSFPAGIEPPNNYIPETPPPGYISEDGEASDQPMNQSSPAELSPGTLSPVNHSMDLQPVTYSEPAFWCSIAYYELNQRVGETFHASQPSLTVDGFTDPSNSERFCLGLLSNVNRNATVEMTRRHIGRGVRLYYIGGEVFAECLSDSAIFVQSPNCNQRYGWHPATVCKIPPGCNLKIFNNQEFAALLAQSVNQGFEAVYQLTRMCTIRMSFVKGWGAEYRRQTVTSTPCWIELHLNGPLQWLDKVLTQMGSPSVRCSSMS from the exons ATGTCCTCCATCTTGCCTTTCACCCCTCCGGTCGTGAAGAGGCTCCTGGGGTGGAAGAAGTCAGCCAGCGGCCCCGGGGGAGCAGGGGGTGGAGAACAGAATGGCCAGGAGGAGAAGTGGTGTGAGAAGGCTGTCAAGAGCCTGGTTAAGAAGCTGAAGAAGACTGGACAGCTGGATGAGCTGGAGaaggccatcaccacccagaACTGCAACACCAAGTGTGTCACCATCCCCAG CAATTGCTCTGAAATATGGGGACTGAGTACACCAAATACGATAGAACAGTGGGATACCTCAGGCCTATACAGCTACACTGACCAAACCAG ATCCCTGGATGGGCGCCTGCAGGTCTCCCACAGAAAGGGTCTTCCTCATGTCATCTACTGCCGCTTGTGGCGATGGCCCGACCTGCACAGCCACCATGAACTGCGTGCCATCGAGGCCTGCGAGTACGCCTTCCACCTCAAGAAGGATGAGGTCTGCATCAACCCCTACCACTACCAGAGGGTGGAGACCCCAG TTCTGCCTCCTGTACTTGTGCCAAGACACTCGGAAATTCTGACAGAACTGCCCCCATTGGATGACTACACTCATTCCATACCTGAGAACACAAGCTTTCCTGCGGGGATCGAGCCTCCAAATAACTACATACCAG AAACACCACCACCTGGATACATAAGTGAGGATGGAGAAGCCAGCGATCAACCGATGAATCAAA GTTCTCCTGCTGAATTGTCCCCCGGCACCCTCTCACCTGTCAATCATAGCATGG ACCTGCAGCCGGTGACCTACTCTGAGCCTGCGTTCTGGTGCTCTATAGCCTACTATGAGCTGAACCAGCGTGTTGGAGAGACATTCCACGCTTCACAGCCCTCTCTGACCGTGGATGGTTTCACAGACCCCTCCAACTCAGAGCGTTTCTGTCTGGGCCTGCTCTCCAACGTCAACAGGAATGCCACTGTAGAGATGACCAGGAGGCACATAG GAAGAGGAGTCCGGCTGTACTATATTGGCGGTGAGGTGTTTGCTGAGTGTCTCAGTGATAGCGCCATCTTTGTTCAGAGTCCAAACTGCAACCAGCGGTATGGGTGGCACCCAGCAACCGTTTGCAAAATTCCTCCAG GTTGTAACCTGAAGATCTTCAACAACCAGGAGTTTGCAGCACTGCTGGCCCAGTCCGTAAACCAGGGCTTTGAGGCTGTGTACCAGCTCACCCGGATGTGCACCATCCGCATGAGCTTTGTCAAAGGCTGGGGGGCTGAATACAG ACGGCAGACTGTCACAAGCACTCCCTGCTGGATTGAGCTGCATTTGAATGGACCCCTGCAATGGCTGGACAAAGTGTTGACTCAGATGGGTTCCCCTTCTGTACGTTGCTCCAGTATGTCATAA